The sequence ATGAAGGTCTGCCTTGCCAGAGCTCCCTGGCCTGCCCCTGGGCCATCTGTGGGTTTTGGGGAGAGGAGCTCTGATGATGggtgctgttcctgctgctctgcaggccaGGAGGGTCCCTGGCCAGAGCCTGACCCCATTCTTGGACACAGCCTGACCATGCTCCATGTTCTCCTTCCCCAGGCCAGCAACGGGCAGTGGTATCGAATGAACGACCATGAGGTCCACCTCAGCAACATCAAGGTGGTTCTCAACCAGCAGGCCTATGTGCTGTTCTACCTGAGGTAAGAGAGCACCCTGTGCCTCCTGGCCCCCTACCCCCACCAAGCAGcccccaggcccctgtgcatGTGCTGGCTCAGGGTggggggtggcagggggtggTCCAGCCCCTCGTCGTGGTTTGCTGTAGCACctcacctcctcctgctccccttcctCACGTGTGTCTGCTGCTCACCCGCGTCCCCAGGGCTGACGCCTGCGCTTTgccttccccaggctgggcagccccaggaagagctcagcagggccCGCGGCCACGGCTGCCTTCAGCCCGCCCAGCTGCACTGCCAGCGACTCCAAGCCCGCAAAGAAACCTGAGATTAACGGGACCCTGCGTGTGCCACCGATGGGCCCGGTGAGTCCTGAAGGTTggtgctcccaggagctgctgctccacgGGCACTGGGGGCTGCAGCCATGCTGGGAGGTGGATGAGTGGGAGAGTGTTGTGCAGGAGAGATCCTGATCCTGCTGGCTGGGCATGGGGAGGGCAGTATCACTGTGTCTGTGGCTCCTTGACTCTCCTCGCTgaacttctctctttctccttgtGTAGAAACAAGAcaagctgctggggaaggggctgccagGCCCAGGAGATGTTGGAGTCCCTGTCGCCCGCAGCTCTCTTGGGATGGGGTCAAAGCTGACAAACGGAATTGCTCTGTCAAAGCTACCCTTTCAGACCCCATCATCCAAACTGCCCCACAAAGCCACCCACGAGGCCACACTGCTGGGCTGTGACACAGTCCAGAGGCCCAAGAAGCCACAGACACCTGGCATGCCCAGAGCAGGCTTCCATGCCACCAGCACCATGTGCAGGGCCAAAGCAGGGCTCCCACAGGGCTCAGACAGTGAGAAGCCACCTACCTCATCCAAGCTGCTGAAGTCCAGCCAGGAGCCCAGTGGCTGTGGGGCGATGGCCGGGACCCTGAAGAAGAATTCCTGGGGCAGTGCAGTAGGGCAGCTGGCCAAGGAGACCCACAGGGCCAAGAGCAATTCCAGCAACTTCTGCACCTCTCAGGGAAGGGACTCTGGCACCCACCTCCCTGCTGACCCTGGCACCAAGCTGGATGTCCCTAAAGACTCTGACCTGGCTGCCCCCAAAAGCTCCAGGACAGCTCCTGTGAAACCCTCCCCGCTGGAGTTGGGCAGCaccacagccccactgctggcCAGGAAACCAGTGCTCTCAGCCAAAAAGGTGAGTCTGAGCTTCTGCCCAGAGACTCTGGCAGACAACCTGTGCCTTCTAAACAGGTTGTGTAGGGCTCCTGCCTGGCACCTGCTGACCAGGGGTGGGTGGGGAGAGCCCCCCAGCTCCTAacccagggctgtggtggctgCTCTCCCGCCTCTCTGGGTCGGGgtgtgggagcaggagctgttgTCCACATCCCTGAGTGATGCAGGGGGTGGCTCCTGCCCCCTTGCCTGGGACAGAGGGGTGACTGTGCCAGTCCCTGCAGTGGGGGATCCGTGGCACCTTCTTGGGGCCAGTGCAGGAGGGTGTGGGGGTGCCTCCTCCACAGGCAGTGAGTGGGCTCAGGAGGGTGTACTGCGGTTCCAGGTCTTTagatttctctccttcctttttcctttgttcttctaACTGAACACACTTCTGATTCTCCCACCCCCCCACTTCCCTGCCCCTGTCTGTGTCTGTTCTCCTCCCCTTTCTCTGGGCTCCCCTTTTTCTCTTGGCTCATGGAAACCTTGGTGTTAGACCGCCAAGTTTTTATTTATGTCAATAACTGCAGGGCAAACCCTCTCAGAAGGTGAGCCTGAGTGACCACCAAGCACCGTCCCAGCCCTCAGCCACCACCCATCCTGACTCCACTCCTAGGCCTCTGGGCAAGTCCAGGTAAGCAGTGCCATTGCTCCCAGGCTCCCACATGGCAGGAAGGCCAGTGACAACCTTGGGTGCTCCACGGGGTATCTGTGGCCTTGCAGCCAGCTTTTCTGTtctccagggctggcagggcttgcTCCAGATCTGAGAAGAGCTGACTTCAGCACAGAGTGGGAGGGAGCTTTGCAGGCCCTGACCCCGTACTAATGTCCCATGGGATCAGGAGGCACCAGCCTGGTCTAGATCTTGCTCTGGGTGTCCCTTGTAGCCTTCACCACCAgcatgtgctgcagcagcacccactgGTCTGCTGTGGCACCTGTGATTGTTGCAGAGCAGCATCTGATTCCCATTTTGTGGACAAGATGGCAGCAGTTGGGTCCTGTGCTTCTGCACCtcaggggagggaggaagagagggtCTTCCAGGCTTTTGGATCAGCCTCTTTTCCTGTCCTTCAGCCTGTCCTCATCTGCTCTTGAACTTGCCAATCCTGAAAAGTCTGCCTTCAGCTTCGTGCTCAACTTGCCCGCTCAGCACCCGGCCTCGCTGCTGACCCACGGTTCCACTGCCCACACTTCACACCACCTTCTTTGTGGCAGCAGGGAGCCGGGATCTGGCCAGGAGGAACCAGAGGGTTCCTTCAAAAAGAAGCGTCGGAAGAGGAAGCATCGTAGCGCAGACAGGAGCCcttgtgctgtggctgtgaagGACGTGGATGAAGTCTCCAGTCCTGCCAAGAAGGAGAGAGTTGTTTCTCCAGAGGGCTTCAAGGACAAAGACTCCAGGCTCCCCAAGAAAGAGAGCACTGGCTCTCAGAAGGACTTCACTGATAAAGACTCCAGGCCCCCCAAGAAGAAAATTGCCTCTCCAGGGGACTTTGTGTCTGTCGTGGGGAAGGAGGTGGCAGACGAGGGTCTCAGGCATGGCCTGGTCTGTCAGGACATGAAGAGTGGGCCCAAGCAACATGTGCCAGAGCCCAGTATTGGCCTGGGCATGGAGCCAACTTTACCCCtcaagaggaagaagaagaaaaagaagaatagGAGCAAAGACAGGCCTTTGAAGAGGACAGAAGagtgcagctctgggatgctgTCTTcagacaggtgagggacaagGGGCATGTGAGAGCCTGAGGTCAGGCTCCCTGAGTCGGGGGCTTCTCATCTTTCTGCAGGTGGGATGCACCTCAGCATGCATCCAGCCGAAGCACCCGATTGCTGTGGGTGGGATCACCTCTCCCTGGGTGCAGCGCGGGTGTCTCTGTGCCCCGTTGCTCTGTGTGAAGCTCAGACTCTCCTGCTGTGGTCTGGCTGGTGTGAGCTGAccctgctgccttccccagctccaggacAAGTGAGCCAGAGCCCTGTAAGACACATCAGAGCGTGGAGGCTGGAGAGCACAAGCACCGCAAACGCAAGTGGATGGAAAGcctcagcagcctggctgccaaCACTGTCCCTGCCGCCACTGCCACCACCCCAGGTGTGACCCCGTGCCCTGTCTGGTGCCTGGCAGGGTCAAGCCAGCGGTTTGTCTGCCCAGGAGCCCCCTTGGAGCACTGCTGTGCCATCCCCAGTGCTTGCTGGTCCCACAGCtgcctggcagtgcctgtgtcctgccccctggcctgggctgccctgtcccaggcctgcctgctgctcctgggggacaGCCCCGGAGCCCTTGTCTGTgccctggaggaggagggggggacAGGCCCCTTGATTGacccccagcacaggcacttgTGTGCCCAGACACCCTCAGCCATCAGGACCTTGTCTGTCCGAATGGTGTTTCCTGGGATGAGATGTGCTTCGGAGAGGGAGGGACATGGTGGCTGCCCTTGCTCCCCCTGGctcatcctcaccctgcctctTTCCGCAGTGGCAGCACGTCCCAGTGACAGCCAGACTGGGGATGAGAGgcgctccctggctgccctgagCCCTGTGGCCAGCAGttgggctggcacagcccctaAGGGCCAGGAGTCCAGCGTGGTGGGCAAGTTGCTGCAGAATTCCTTGGACAGGGCTTATGGCAAACAAGGTAATCCAGGGTCACCTGTGTGGGCAAACAGCCGTGCAGCCCCCCTGGCCTGAGCCCTGGATGGgggcagagcccccccagctctgcagggcctgagccccCCCTGCCCCAGTGCAGGCAGGGGATGCTCCTGGACGCAGGCAGGTGCACCCGGccatggggctggcacagggtgggcagcaaGGGGCTCCAGCCTCGGGGCCGGGTGCAGGTGGgtgcagcagggcacagcctggccctCCTGACTTCACCGCTCTGCAGTCTTGACCTGGCAGGGTGAGATTTCGGCCGTGAGCCAGGATGCCATTCGGGACACAGCACTGGCCCAAAGCAAGACGGTCATCGATGAGTGGGACCAGGAGTTTGACAGAGGAAAggtgggtgctgggctgggccaggTGGGAGGAGGCTGGGGCCTCTGCACTCTGATCTCAGCTCTCTCCTCTTCTGCAcaggtaaagaaaataaagaagatgAAGCAGGAGCGGAGGAGAGACTCAAATCCGTTCCAGAAGCTGCAGAACAAGCGCAACTTCTGGTTGATGTCACATCCTGCCAAGATGGCCAGCCTGGGCCACCGGCTCTCAGGTGAGTGAGCCAGGGAGCACAGCGAGCCTGGGGGCCGGGGTGGGTGGCAGCCTGGTGGGGGCTGACACGGCTCTTTGCCTCGCAGGTTGAGATCTGCATCCCCGACTGCTCAGGGAGCAGTCCCAGGTCAAGGACCGAGGGCAGCGCTGTCCTGGGAGCTGTTGGTGGAGCACGCTCAGAGGGGAGGGAATACAGCCGCAGCCCTGGCGTTGTGCCTTTTCCTTCggggagctgctttccagctgcagaggagcctGCCCGCTCTGCCTTGCCTCCAACCTGCCTCGGCCGGGCTCCTCGTCAGCTTCTCCGTGCCTCTTCCCCTCTGGCCCCAGCCCGCACCTGCGGGGGCTCCTGGCAAGTGCCTCAAGCCCGTCCCTGTCGCTCCGTGCTGCTGTGCGTCCCCTTCCAGGGTCACCTTTCCCTACTCCCCTCACTCCATGACCCCCATCCCCTGCACGAGCTGCATGGAAAGGCTCCCCTGGCCCCCTgtcggcccggccccgcgctggCGCGGGGGCACCGGGGGATCCCTGCGgggccgcagcgctgccgccGGGGCTACGGGCTTTGAAGGATGGAATTGAATAAATCCCGGTCTTTGTCACTCGGCCATGATCGGCGGCGATCGCGAGGGGCGAGCGGCGGGAGGGATCACCGGgatgggacaggacaggggcGATCACCGGGACGGGGGGGATCACCGGGATGGGACAGAGGATCACCGGGACGGGACGGGGGGATCGCCGGGACGGGACGGGGGGATCGCCGGGACGGGACAGAGGAGATCACCGGGACAGGACGGGGGGATCACCGGGATGCGACAGAAAGGATCACCGGGACAGGAGGACGGGGGAATCACCGGGATGGGACGGGGAGATCACCGGGATGGGACAGAGGATCACCGGGACGGGACGGGGGGATCACCGGGACGGGACAGAGGATCACCGGGACGGGACGGGGGGATCACCGGGACGGGACAGAGGATCACCGGCACAGGACGGGGGGATCACCGGGACGGGGGGATCACCGGGACGGGACAGAGGATCACCGGCACGGGACAGAGGATCACCGGCACGGGACAGAGGATCACCGGGACGGGACAGAGGATCACCGGCACAGGACGGGGGGATCACCGGGACGGGACGGGGGGATCACCGGGACGGCCggcagggggcggggccggcgaGGCTCCGCCCCGCCCGGGTCACGTGTGCCGGCCGTGGCGGCTGCGGCGCGCTCGTCAcgcgggcggggccggagcggcggcggcgggatggaggaggaggagggcggCGGCTGCGGTCAgtgcgggccgggggcgggcggggggctccGGGACACCCACCTGGCCCGGGACGAGGCGCCGGGGTAGTCCGCAGTCCCCGCTGGGCGGCGGCGACTCTCCCGGGCGGGGCGCGTTTGGGCCGGGCCGCTCCCAGGTGCAGGACCGGGGGCGGTGGCTCCGGGACGGGCGGGGAtttggcggcggcggcgggaccTGCGCCCGCAAGTGACAGAGCGGCCTTGGCGGCATCGtgcgggcggcggcggaggaAGCGCCGGGCGGAGCTGGCACCCGGTGCCCGCCGGCAgcgcggggggcgggcggggcgcggggccgccctCCCCGGGCCCGCGCCGGAGCTCCGTGGCCCGCTGCCCGCACGCCTTCCGTCGGCCGCTCGCACTTTGCTCCGGTGCTCCCACGGCACTGCCGAGTCCCGGCCCCGCAGAGCTCGGGGCAGCTTGGCCTCCATGGCGCCCGCTGAATGTCACAACCCCCCGGTTCGGGAGCTCCCGGCGTGTGCCCTGCACCCGCTCCCAGGCCGGGCCGCGGTGCCTCAGGGGTTGCAAGGTCTCCCCTCTCATGCCCGTGCATTCTCCTCCCGCTTCCTTCTGCCCTCCGTGCCCGCAGAGCGTTCCTTCCCTCCCGGTGCTGAGGaccggggctgggcagggagacgCTGCCTGTGCCTGGTCTCTCCCAGGCAGGTTCCCGTGTGTCGGCAGGTGGTTTTCCTTGAGCAGGGCCTTGAGCAGGGAGACTGGAGTCTGGCTGAGATCTGGGGCCATGGCCCCAGTGCTGGAGCCGTGTTGGTGACCATTGTGCCTGGAGCAGCCGGTGCCGGCGAAGTGCCACTGCCGGCAGTGCTGGTTCGCGGGCCGGtttcctgcccagctgtgcGGCCGATTAGGAGCTGCTGTTCCACCCCAgaagtggcagtgctgggctgcgAGGACTTCACTGTGTAAGATAAGGAAGGTGCCGGCGGCTGCGGCCTGGCTCGGGTGTTGTCAGTTACAGCCCATTAGCGGGAGAGCGCTGTGGGGATCGATTCTGCCAGCAGCCTCTCGGTGCTTCCTGGAATCACCTGGAAGACATCCCGGGCCATGTCTCAGCATTAGAAATGTCCCGCTCACCCTGCGGCGGGGGACGCAGGGAGTGCACAGCGGCCTCCAGCCCCCGCCActgttcctgtgctgggggcagcACAACCCGCAGCTGCCCTGAAGCCCTTAAGCTGAGTTGGTTTAGCCAAGTTCATTCTGCCGAGGCTGTAGCGTGGTGGGAGCCGATGGGGAGTCTCTTTCTGGTGGGATTGTGCTGACGCCAGTGTCTGCCCCACGGCTCACGGCCTCTCTTCAGCCGTCTGCCTCGGCAGAGAGCAAATCCCAGGGCGAGCAGCTGGCGGCACAGATGTGcgctccccctgctcctgccagggcgTGGGGCTGCACTCCCACCCCCTTCCCAtgggcacagcagcaaaaccaaacccatCCCAGAGCAGAACTGACCGAGAGCAGTGGTGTGGCTCAAACGCCTCTGGACCGTGGGGAAGAGGTATCCTGGCAGAGAACcaccctggctgctcctgccttgccGAGCTGCAGCACCGGTGAGGATGTGGGGAGCACAGTCCTGCCCTGGCACCGTGTCCTGAGCTGGGCCCCATCACAGCTCAGGCTGGCCCCAGGGAGATGGGGATTGGGCAGTGCTGGTAATCCCGCTGCACCCAAGGGATTACCGCTCACTCTGGCCTGGGGATTAAGGGATTTCTCTAAGCGGGGTTGATGCAGCCTCCAGCAAAGCAGCTTGTGCCTGGGGGGCCTTGTTGTCTGGGGCAGGATGGGTGTGTGATGGTAGGGTGGGCTGTGCAAGGTGTGGGGGATCCCCAaaggagggtggctgccaggTCTGCAGCAGGCTGGCTGAGGGGCTCCTCACCCAGGTAGTCACTGCCCTCCTCGCCATCAGCCTGTAAAGTCCTGTTTTGCCAGTGGGTGCTGGCAGCCCTTTGGTACAGGCTTGACTGTCCCATCCTGGGACCACGGCATGTCCCTGGGCACCAGGGAAcactgctgggggagctgctgctgctgccccagcccttccttTGCACAGTGTGGGGTCAGCCTGGGCAAGTTCTGGGCCCAGCTTGGGGAGCAACTGGGATCCACAGAGCTCAGGGATGGACTCCTAGGTCAGAAGTAGAGAGATAGTGCTGGGATAGCACCAGGCttggagagcagagccagggactTGGGTAGAGGCAGTTGTCCAGTTCGTCTCCTGAGGTGTTTGGAGCAGAGAACAATGAGCCCTGCTGCTGACACTTGTGGTCATGTCAGGGCTGTAGCTATGGTTTGTAAACACCCCACCTGGCCTGGACAGGGTGCAAGGACCCAGCCAGGCATCCAGGTCACTCTGTGTGGGAGATGCCACCTGGCCCTGCCTCATCCCAGTCACTGCACCCACGTGCCTGTGTCACACTGGGGTTTCTCCAGTGCCAGTCCAGGCCCAGGCAGGCGCCTGTACAGCACGTGCCCAGCTCAGCCTCCCCTGTGCCTCTGGCTCCCTTCGCTTGCCCTTTTGCCTCCTGGTGATGTGGCAACCTCTGCTCTGGCCCCTGGGAAAGGGGAAGTGGTGTTGAAAGCAGAAGGTCAGTCACATCAGCAGTGAGTGCCTGGCTGCCCTCGCAGCCCTGTCAGCTGCCCTTCTCcactctctcctcctctctgcagtCACACTGCTCCCGGGATCAGggactgctcctgcctgccagggtgCCCTTCCCCACTGCCTGCCCTGTCTGCCCCGCTCAGGTTACTCCTGGCTCAGCGATCCCAGTGGATGCAGGGGCGGGTGAGCGGAGCAGtcgggctgctcctgccctgacAGGCCCTGGGGTTTGTTACTCACGGCCATGCCCTGTGCTCAAGATCGCTCCTGCTTTGAGGAAAGGAGCTGTCAGTCCGGTTTGGGGTTTGCTCAGTGCCTGTGGGTTGGGAGGGTTGCGCAt comes from Vidua macroura isolate BioBank_ID:100142 chromosome 19, ASM2450914v1, whole genome shotgun sequence and encodes:
- the USP36 gene encoding ubiquitin carboxyl-terminal hydrolase 36, which encodes MTQGARPGPGHRVVAGPAWWSPRVTVRCGVTGRLCLGSRVLPPSAPGLAAGGRSSCLRWLFRTRGGAPAAPRRAERAAAAARRRSGAAPQGRRGRSLWRRRASGGVATRACGGTRMPRPPGPPSRPPTAMIAEKLREALVPGRREAAAELGRPLAAAARSVLLQRIEFAPARRGLAGQLEHLRDKYEHIGAQALGRPLGVTGSLPERPQNPPGHSHALPRAAGDGIPAPQKVLFPAQSLSMKWERVHRVGAGLSNLGNTCFLNSALQCLTYTPPLTNYLLSREHGRTCAHGSFCMMCTMQNHAIQAFANSGNAIKPLSIIRDLKKISHNLRFGRQEDAHEFLRYTIDAMQKACLNGYTKLDRQTQATTLVHQIFGGYLRSRVKCLECKTVSDTYDPYLDVTLEVERAANIVRALELFVKPEQLGGDNAYRCSMCRKKVSASKRFTIHRASNVLTISLKRFGSCSSSGGRKITKDVGYPEFLDIRPFMSEPKGDPITYGLYAVLVHSGYSCNAGHYFCYVKASNGQWYRMNDHEVHLSNIKVVLNQQAYVLFYLRLGSPRKSSAGPAATAAFSPPSCTASDSKPAKKPEINGTLRVPPMGPKQDKLLGKGLPGPGDVGVPVARSSLGMGSKLTNGIALSKLPFQTPSSKLPHKATHEATLLGCDTVQRPKKPQTPGMPRAGFHATSTMCRAKAGLPQGSDSEKPPTSSKLLKSSQEPSGCGAMAGTLKKNSWGSAVGQLAKETHRAKSNSSNFCTSQGRDSGTHLPADPGTKLDVPKDSDLAAPKSSRTAPVKPSPLELGSTTAPLLARKPVLSAKKGKPSQKVSLSDHQAPSQPSATTHPDSTPRPLGKSSLSSSALELANPEKSAFSFVLNLPAQHPASLLTHGSTAHTSHHLLCGSREPGSGQEEPEGSFKKKRRKRKHRSADRSPCAVAVKDVDEVSSPAKKERVVSPEGFKDKDSRLPKKESTGSQKDFTDKDSRPPKKKIASPGDFVSVVGKEVADEGLRHGLVCQDMKSGPKQHVPEPSIGLGMEPTLPLKRKKKKKKNRSKDRPLKRTEECSSGMLSSDSSRTSEPEPCKTHQSVEAGEHKHRKRKWMESLSSLAANTVPAATATTPVAARPSDSQTGDERRSLAALSPVASSWAGTAPKGQESSVVGKLLQNSLDRAYGKQVLTWQGEISAVSQDAIRDTALAQSKTVIDEWDQEFDRGKVKKIKKMKQERRRDSNPFQKLQNKRNFWLMSHPAKMASLGHRLSG